The Pyrus communis chromosome 2, drPyrComm1.1, whole genome shotgun sequence genome includes a window with the following:
- the LOC137725944 gene encoding beta-glucosidase 12-like, which produces MAMKYSRSLLFGVLLLIGFALTNSKATNTDPPVHCEFLNRSSFEPGFIFGTGSAAYQYEGAVKEDGRGPSIWDTFTHKHPEKIADGSNGDVAIDQYHRYKEDVGIMKDMELDAYRLSISWSRLLPNGTLSGGINRKGIDYYNNLINELLRNGLKPFVTLFHWDVPQALEDEYGGFLSPRIVDHFKDYAELCYKEFGDRVKHWFTVNEPYTFSSMGYAVGTLAPGRCSSWQNLNCTGGDSAIEPYLVTHHILLAHGAAVELYKNRYQASQKGLIGITLVTYWFEPASESKQDKDAALRSLDFMFGWFLDPLTSGDYPHTMRSIVGKRLPKFTKEQSKLLNGSFDFLGINYYTARYATSTPKNNSLQASFLTDPQADLTTELNGVLIGPQTASDWLYVYPKGIHDLVLYTKEKYNDPLIYITENGVSELNNPELSIDEALHDTNRIDYHYRHLCYLQAAIKNGAKVKGYFPWTLLDDFEWDSGYTVRFGLNYVDYNDGLKRHPKLSAHWFKNLLKKN; this is translated from the exons ATGGCAATGAAATATTCACGATCTTTGCTCTTTGGTGTGCTGCTACTCATTGGCTTTGCATTGACAAATAGCAAAGCAACTAATACAGATCCACCTGTTCATTGCGAATTTCTCAATCGCAGCAGTTTTGAACCAGGGTTTATATTTGGCACAGGTTCCGCAGCTTACCAG TATGAAGGTGCAGTAAAAGAAGATGGAAGAGGCCCAAGCATATGGGATACCTTCACCCACAAACATCCAG AAAAAATCGCTGATGGCAGTAACGGAGACGTCGCTATAGATCAATATCACCGCTATAAG GAAGATGTGGGGATTATGAAGGATATGGAGTTGGATGCTTACAGATTATCTATTTCATGGTCCAGATTATTACCAA aTGGAACATTAAGTGGTGGCATTAACAGAAAAGGAATTGATTATTACAACAATCTCATCAATGAACTCCTACGAAATG GTTTAAAGCCGTTTGTAACACTCTTTCATTGGGATGTTCCCCAAGCTTTAGAAGATGAATATGGTGGTTTCTTAAGCCCTCGTATTGT GGATCATTTTAAAGACTATGCAGAACTTTGTTATAAGGAATTTGGTGATCGAGTCAAGCACTGGTTCACGGTAAATGAGCCATATACTTTTAGTAGCATGGGTTATGCTGTTGGGACTCTAGCACCAGGACGTTGCTCTTCTTGGCAAAATCTAAACTGCACCGGTGGAGATTCAGCCATTGAACCATACTTGGTGACACACCACATTCTTCTTGCTCATGGAGCAGCTGTAGAATTGTACAAGAATAGATATCAG GCATCTCAGAAAGGCTTGATAGGAATAACATTGGTGACATACTGGTTTGAGCCTGCTTCGGAGTCAAAGCAAGATAAAGATGCTGCCTTACGATCTTTGGATTTTATGTTTGGATG GTTTTTGGATCCGTTAACAAGTGGTGACTATCCACACACCATGCGATCAATTGTTGGAAAAAGATTGCCAAAATTCACAAAAGAACAATCCAAGTTGCTAAACGGATCGTTTGATTTTCTTGGAATAAATTATTATACTGCTAGATACGCAACTAGTACACCGAAGAACAATTCACTACAGGCAAGCTTCTTAACAGACCCTCAAGCTGATCTTACAA CTGAGCTTAATGGAGTACTTATTGGTCCACAG ACTGCTTCAGATTGGTTATATGTATATCCAAAAGGAATTCACGATCTTGTGCTCTACACAAAGGAAAAATATAATGATCCACTCATTTATATTACTGAGAATG GTGTATCAGAGTTGAATAATCCAGAACTATCAATTGACGAGGCTCTTCATGATACCAATAGAATTGACTACCACTACCGTCACCTGTGTTACCTTCAAGCGGCGATCAA AAATGGTGCGAAAGTGAAGGGATACTTTCCATGGACATTGTTGGATGACTTTGAATGGGATTCTGGATACACCGTCCGATTTGGTTTAAACTACGTGGATTATAATGACGGGCTAAAAAGACACCCAAAACTCTCAGCACATTGGTTCAAAAATTTGCTTAAGAAGAATTGA